From a region of the Panicum virgatum strain AP13 chromosome 2K, P.virgatum_v5, whole genome shotgun sequence genome:
- the LOC120695378 gene encoding uncharacterized protein LOC120695378, protein MAPTGNGSSVSTPADGSNAMTYVNAIPELDGNNYGKWYQKLEIALEMANIDLAITTPAPQEPEKPVRAQNEEAAAWAIREKNYDSAMTRYDADKTRWNDSNRKCLMVMKGSTSDAIKMAIPDCDTALEYLAKVKSHLSPRKSLPKAFEAFHVNYNAFPEDWGIDKLIGMCVQEEDRLKNSNGGELAFQVQHKKKNFQNKNFQHNKRPFPPAKNQHESGPSRPPPQKDWENFPVEQDQCLKCKKRGHYKRDCPEFLKELLRKGIKYEEDPAKRRKKN, encoded by the exons ATGGCGCCCACCGGCAACGGCTCCTCTGTATCCACTCCCGCGGATG gctCTAATGCTATGACTTATGTGAATGCCATTCCTGAACTGGATGGCAACAACTATGGGAAATGGTACCAGAAATTGGAGATAGCTCTGGAGATGGCCAATATAGATTTGGCCATCACAACGCCAGCTCCACAAGAACCAGAAAAGCCCGTAAGGGCACAGAATGAAGAAGCTGCTGCTTGGGCTATCCGAGAGAAGAATTATGACTCTGCTATGACCAGATATGATGCTGACAAGACACGTTGGAATGATTCCAACCGCAAGTGTCTTATGGTCATGAAGGGTTCCACTTCAGATGCCATCAAGATGGCGATCCCAGATTGTGACACCGCTTTAGAATATTTAGCAAAGGTGAAGAgtca CTTATCACCAAGAAAGTCCCTACCAAAGGCGTTTGAGGCATTTCATGTCAACTATAACGCTTTTCCAGAAGATTGGGGAATTGACAAGCTGATTGGCATGTGTGTTCAAGAAGAAGATCGCCTTAAGAACTCCAATGGTGGTGAACTTGCTTTTCAAGTTCAGCACAAGAAAAAGAACTTTCAGAATAAGAACTTCCAGCATAACAAGAGACCTTTCCCACCAGCCAAGAATCAACATGAGAGTGGCCCTTCCAGACCACCTCCACAGAAAGACTGGGAAAATTTTCCAGTTGaacaagaccagtgcctgaagtgcAAAAAGAGAGGGCACTACAAAAGGGACTGCCCAGAATTTCTGAAAGAGTTGTTAAGAAAGG GGATCAAGTATGAGGaggaccctgccaagaggcgcaAGAAGAATTAA